aaaatgGCTTCAGCTAAATGTATTAATGATCACGAGATGTAGCAACGGAAAACAAAACACGGAATTGACACCTAATTCAACACTGAATTGAAACAGGCTAAATGATCATCAATTATTTAATGGTGTGTAAGgtaaataaaaccaaaaatgataacggtaaaaaataattaaaggccaGGCTGCAATGTCCATGCCTCTCTCAGTGCAAGGATATTCCTTTTCTACTATGTTATCATGGTatgtaattaaattatttacaacataAAACACAATAGTGAAAAATTAACCCTTTCCAGTGACTGCCTCTTGGCAAGAGCTCTCATGTCTGCATTGGGGACACCATCATCACTGAAGAGTGTGCGTCTGATATGACCAAAGATTTCTGTTCAGAAAAGACAAGTAAAATCAGTCAGTGTGTCACTACATGTATAAGACAAATTTGGCTTGTAGCATGAGTAAATATTACTTCAATATTATTCAGTCCAAACAACCAATAACAATGTTCAGTAACCCTACACACTCAATTAAATAATTGTAGATGTAGTGGTATACTTTTAAGACATGTTATACATGTTGCTGGTCAAATCAGTTGTCAGGTTAGATCTGTTTCCAACCTGCATTTTTCATAAAGCCATAAGTGCTGTGTTCAGATTCAAGCAGACATAATAATTATGTAGGTTGGAAGGGGTTATAACCTACAACATACACACCATAAGCTGCTCACTGTTGTATTGTAGCAACATCAGCATGCTCCtaatattttgttgttgttcacttttttccttgctttaaaatttatcaaaccatttcaatttttgttttcctttgtctgAAAGCAATTACCATAATCTGGCACAAAGGTGAACAaaaatcaaactggtttgaaaaattgtaaaccaaggaaaaatttgaaCCACCAACACTTATAAGCCAtcctcaattttgaaaaattaccaGTAAAAAATTCACGTTTTGGACCACCATCATCTACTGCAGGTTCTCCAACATATGTAACTTTAAGCATGGCTTTTGGTTTGAACCATTTCTTCTTCCTGGTATCCATGTAATCCTGGAATATTAGACGACGCCTTATAGACACTCTGTTTGTCAGTTCGCAATGACATAAACGTCTCAAATTGGAAACTTCATTCCTGAGAGTTTCCAGATTAATGTCTAATGGCTCTCTCAGGGTGCCAGTAGCATCTTCTATAGGTTCCACCTCATTTGGCGGTGTGTCATCTACCTCATCGAGGTCTCCTATTGGGTCCACCCAAGCCTCTGCACAAGCATCAGCATGAATCTCGATTTCACTTTGAGGGAAAAGCTCCAAACACGTTGGACACTGATGATAACTTGTGCTAGATGTTGATGCTTTGTCCAGGAGATCAGGACAAGTGGATCTGATTGCTACTTCAGGAGGAGTTAACACCGGCACATCACGAGCCACATTGGAACTATTATAGCAAGCTTCAAATGCATGTTTGGTAAGCATGTCATCTTCACTATCGCTGCTGGTGACATTGTTAGCACTCTCAAAATCATCTTTGGCACAAAGCCAAAAGTACATCTTTGAGTAGGGCTTGAGCAAGTCACGCTTGTATTTCTCGACTGTGAAAGGTGTGTTGCTGGCAGGTAAATTTTGCACAACAGACATATCAGGATATAACAGGACATAGTCAAAAAGCTTACTAAATTGTTTGAAATGCCTGCCATGCTTCTCAACAGCAGTGTGGAGGAGGGTGGAAGCGTCTGCACGAGTATCGATCAGAACGGGGATTGTCCTTCCTTTCACTTTTTTCAAATGGTCCGAATCGGGACTGCTCGTAACCAGGCCAACTTGAACTTTTGCCACTTCATTGGTGCTTTTCTGAGCTGCAGGTCGTTTGGTGTCTTTGGTGTTTGC
This is a stretch of genomic DNA from Montipora capricornis isolate CH-2021 unplaced genomic scaffold, ASM3666992v2 scaffold_41, whole genome shotgun sequence. It encodes these proteins:
- the LOC138035479 gene encoding uncharacterized protein, encoding MVFCQGCGTKAIQNGKFCHSCGMDLNGTPLPGDVKSLSFDDYKKKKEDERRSKFKKANTKDTKRPAAQKSTNEVAKVQVGLVTSSPDSDHLKKVKGRTIPVLIDTRADASTLLHTAVEKHGRHFKQFSKLFDYVLLYPDMSVVQNLPASNTPFTVEKYKRDLLKPYSKMYFWLCAKDDFESANNVTSSDSEDDMLTKHAFEACYNSSNVARDVPVLTPPEVAIRSTCPDLLDKASTSSTSYHQCPTCLELFPQSEIEIHADACAEAWVDPIGDLDEVDDTPPNEVEPIEDATGTLREPLDINLETLRNEVSNLRRLCHCELTNRVSIRRRLIFQDYMDTRKKKWFKPKAMLKVTYVGEPAVDDGGPKREFFTEIFGHIRRTLFSDDGVPNADMRALAKRQSLERVNFSLLCFML